The window TAGCCGCCTCGGGACTCGCGCATGTGATTCAGCGAGGGCTCTTGGAACTCCTCGACCCGATCCAAGTTCTCGATGAAGTTGGCCACCGCGTTCTCGTTGGTGGCGGACCCCACGAGACGGA is drawn from Acidobacteriota bacterium and contains these coding sequences:
- a CDS encoding PilN domain-containing protein is translated as RLVGSATNENAVANFIENLDRVEEFQEPSLNHMRESRGGYYSFDIRVGYKLKPNENAAGAESQSSG